One genomic segment of Pedobacter endophyticus includes these proteins:
- a CDS encoding response regulator encodes METKKEKIKILICDDEEDILAITEYILTESGYNVIAINNSLMVIEEIGREMPNLVLLDLSMPKLTGDEIVADLKSDPAFQKIPVIIFSANRNGRKVAMEAGADDFIDKPFDIDVMLKILENHTIFK; translated from the coding sequence ATGGAGACCAAAAAAGAAAAGATCAAAATACTGATTTGTGATGACGAAGAAGATATCCTGGCAATAACAGAATATATCCTGACCGAGAGCGGCTATAACGTGATCGCAATAAACAATAGTTTGATGGTAATTGAAGAGATTGGAAGGGAAATGCCGAATCTCGTTCTTTTGGATTTATCTATGCCAAAGCTGACAGGTGATGAGATCGTCGCAGATTTGAAATCAGACCCGGCGTTTCAAAAAATTCCGGTGATTATTTTTTCAGCCAATCGAAATGGGCGAAAAGTGGCCATGGAAGCAGGTGCCGATGATTTTATAGATAAACCTTTCGATATCGATGTAATGCTCAAAATATTAGAAAATCATACGATATTTAAATAG
- a CDS encoding RNA polymerase sigma factor, which translates to MHAFIPTHSSNRNCLQLKLKTPEQFLVQSILNKKKGAFNQLYQMYAENLLGVLMKILNQQETAEDLLQEVFLKIQRYLPLYDDKKARLFTWILNIARNTAFDYLRLKSSRQSKSTVEMEDHHAELESFSQSVNTDVIGLKKMVLGLNEKHRTILELCYYQGYTHKEIAEELNMPLGSVKTSIRQAVLILRGFFLLPN; encoded by the coding sequence ATGCATGCATTTATACCTACTCATTCTTCCAATCGCAATTGTTTACAATTAAAGCTTAAAACACCAGAGCAATTTTTAGTACAGAGTATATTGAATAAAAAGAAAGGAGCGTTCAATCAACTCTATCAAATGTATGCGGAGAACCTATTAGGCGTGTTGATGAAAATTCTAAACCAACAGGAAACTGCTGAAGATTTATTACAGGAAGTATTTTTAAAAATCCAAAGATATCTGCCATTATATGATGACAAAAAAGCCAGATTGTTTACCTGGATTCTCAATATTGCCAGAAACACTGCCTTTGACTACTTAAGGTTGAAATCGAGCAGACAAAGCAAGTCAACCGTCGAAATGGAAGATCACCATGCTGAACTGGAGAGTTTTAGCCAAAGCGTAAATACGGATGTTATAGGATTAAAGAAAATGGTGCTCGGACTTAATGAGAAACATCGAACGATTCTCGAACTCTGCTACTATCAGGGCTATACCCACAAGGAAATTGCTGAAGAATTGAATATGCCTCTTGGCAGTGTAAAAACATCCATTAGACAAGCTGTATTAATTCTGAGAGGGTTCTTTTTATTACCTAATTAG
- a CDS encoding ATP-binding protein: MINARNIVPAAEMLDILFKSPNATAVYSGEELTIITANAAMLRLYGKDESIIGKRFDQAIPKFNNQAFLGILKQVWSSGETYLAKDNAATIEVDGKLTVFYLDFEYRAILGQDGKTSYILHTAFEVSERIAPWKGVEEKSRVEKQLNEELMSIKEEYQATNEDLAALNEKYQATNEEITALNEELESINQQLREYQEKLEGINYNLKESEARFRSLIDIAPVAIAVYRGPDMLIEEANEHMLAIWGQRAEVIGKSIHLARADLKGHDYFHIIEQVIDHKISHTEYGVRGPVAWEGDLINGYFDVSCKPVAIDEEGLSGVVIVVNDVTEKTLALIRQEETNEEMAAIYEEMSVSNEELMESQVLLRELNEVLNISEGRFRSMIEQSPVAMSSLKGEEMVIEVANDAVLDIWGKERSIVGLPLALALPELDGQDFLDILANVYQTGTPFYGKELKASLSKNGIVSDHFLNFVYQPVAGSNGLTDSILIVANEVTEQVMARRIIEESERKFRNLIEQAAVAIIVFRGDNLIIDAVNPRMLELLDKGPEIYGRPLLDAVPELHGQPPYDLLYEVYTTGITYQGFETPVTLVRNGKQEEGYYNFTYTPLIENGKITGIIDMAVNVTEQVNASKQLITLNQELNDKNQSLSDTNLHLKEARDSANMAIAAANLGAWSVDLFTSQMTISSRAKEIHGLAESTDINLEDAINMVNNEYRDEVSSAIMGCIESRKAFSVDYLIQPADNSDPKWLRTNGKAHFDDKDTLLSIIGTTQDITEQKKSEQLKNDFLSIVSHELKTPLTSLNGYLQVLSLKAKRSDDITNLSMLGSAVKQVGKMNSMINGFLDVGRLEAGKIYIDKTRFDMAILVGEMEEETVPGINTHKIIFTPVITTFVEADKDKIGQVITNLVSNAVKYSSAGTTITVACITQENYALVSIKDEGMGISILDKEKLFDRFYRVETTAMRNINGFGIGLYLCKEIIERHHGTIGVESEIGKGSTFWFKIPVA; this comes from the coding sequence ATGATTAACGCCCGTAATATTGTCCCTGCAGCAGAAATGCTGGACATTCTTTTTAAATCTCCAAATGCAACAGCAGTTTATTCGGGCGAGGAACTTACCATTATTACCGCCAATGCGGCCATGCTGAGGCTTTATGGTAAGGATGAAAGCATCATTGGAAAAAGATTCGACCAGGCAATTCCCAAATTTAATAATCAGGCGTTTCTGGGCATTTTAAAACAGGTCTGGTCCTCAGGAGAGACTTATCTGGCCAAGGACAATGCCGCCACCATAGAGGTTGATGGGAAACTCACTGTCTTTTATCTTGATTTTGAGTACCGGGCTATCCTCGGTCAAGATGGCAAAACCTCTTACATTCTTCATACTGCATTTGAAGTATCCGAGCGTATAGCACCCTGGAAGGGGGTGGAAGAAAAATCCAGGGTTGAAAAGCAGCTCAACGAAGAGCTCATGTCAATTAAAGAGGAGTATCAGGCCACTAATGAAGACCTTGCTGCCCTAAACGAGAAATATCAGGCAACTAACGAAGAAATTACCGCATTAAACGAGGAACTTGAATCCATTAATCAGCAGTTAAGGGAATATCAGGAAAAGCTGGAAGGCATTAATTATAACCTTAAGGAAAGCGAGGCACGTTTCCGCTCACTCATTGATATCGCTCCTGTAGCTATAGCTGTTTATCGCGGTCCGGATATGTTAATAGAAGAAGCCAATGAGCATATGCTAGCCATTTGGGGTCAAAGGGCTGAAGTGATTGGCAAATCCATACATCTAGCGAGAGCAGACCTTAAAGGGCATGATTATTTCCACATAATTGAACAGGTCATAGATCATAAAATATCTCATACTGAATATGGCGTCAGAGGGCCTGTAGCTTGGGAAGGAGATTTGATCAATGGCTATTTTGACGTGAGCTGTAAGCCTGTCGCTATTGATGAGGAGGGATTGTCAGGGGTGGTTATCGTGGTAAACGATGTGACCGAGAAAACCCTCGCCCTTATTCGTCAAGAAGAAACCAACGAGGAAATGGCGGCAATATACGAGGAGATGTCAGTTTCTAATGAAGAATTGATGGAATCTCAGGTCCTTCTACGGGAACTCAATGAAGTCCTGAATATAAGTGAGGGGCGGTTTCGTTCTATGATCGAGCAGTCGCCGGTAGCCATGAGCTCTTTAAAGGGTGAGGAAATGGTTATTGAAGTGGCGAACGACGCTGTTCTGGATATATGGGGTAAAGAACGTTCCATTGTCGGACTGCCACTTGCCCTGGCATTGCCAGAACTGGATGGTCAGGATTTTCTGGATATACTGGCAAACGTTTATCAAACCGGCACTCCCTTTTATGGTAAGGAACTTAAGGCTAGTCTTTCCAAAAATGGAATTGTATCCGATCATTTCTTGAACTTTGTGTATCAGCCCGTAGCCGGGTCCAATGGCTTAACCGATTCTATTTTGATTGTGGCCAACGAGGTAACCGAACAGGTAATGGCCCGCCGCATTATTGAAGAAAGTGAACGGAAATTCCGAAATCTCATTGAGCAGGCAGCTGTGGCCATCATTGTATTTCGTGGTGATAACCTAATTATTGATGCGGTAAATCCCAGGATGTTGGAACTGCTTGATAAGGGTCCGGAGATTTATGGAAGACCCTTGCTCGATGCCGTGCCAGAGCTGCATGGACAACCGCCTTACGACTTGCTATACGAAGTTTACACCACAGGAATAACCTACCAGGGTTTTGAAACACCGGTCACACTGGTGCGCAACGGTAAGCAGGAAGAAGGTTATTATAATTTTACTTACACGCCATTGATAGAAAATGGTAAAATTACCGGTATCATAGATATGGCGGTGAATGTAACTGAACAGGTAAATGCGAGCAAGCAGCTGATTACGTTAAACCAGGAGTTGAATGATAAAAACCAAAGTCTCTCTGATACTAACCTTCATCTGAAAGAGGCCAGGGACAGTGCCAACATGGCAATCGCAGCTGCAAACCTGGGTGCATGGTCGGTCGACCTGTTCACCAGCCAGATGACAATCTCCTCCCGGGCGAAAGAGATCCACGGACTTGCCGAAAGTACAGATATCAATCTGGAAGACGCTATAAACATGGTAAACAATGAATACCGTGATGAGGTTTCAAGTGCAATCATGGGCTGTATTGAAAGCAGGAAAGCCTTCAGCGTTGACTATCTTATTCAACCAGCGGACAATAGTGATCCCAAATGGCTCCGTACTAACGGCAAGGCACATTTTGATGATAAGGATACGCTACTGTCTATCATAGGTACCACGCAGGATATCACTGAACAGAAGAAAAGTGAACAGCTTAAGAATGATTTCCTAAGTATTGTGAGCCACGAACTTAAGACACCGCTCACCTCTTTGAACGGATATCTTCAGGTATTAAGTTTAAAGGCAAAGAGATCAGACGATATCACTAACCTTTCCATGTTAGGAAGCGCTGTCAAGCAGGTTGGAAAAATGAACTCGATGATTAATGGGTTTCTTGATGTTGGCAGATTGGAGGCTGGAAAAATCTATATCGATAAAACACGGTTTGATATGGCCATATTGGTAGGAGAAATGGAGGAAGAGACTGTGCCAGGGATCAACACCCATAAAATTATCTTCACCCCGGTGATCACAACCTTTGTTGAGGCAGATAAGGATAAGATCGGTCAGGTAATCACTAACCTGGTCAGCAATGCCGTAAAGTATTCTTCAGCTGGCACAACCATTACCGTGGCCTGCATCACCCAGGAAAATTATGCACTGGTGAGCATCAAAGATGAAGGGATGGGCATAAGCATACTGGATAAGGAAAAACTATTCGACAGGTTCTATAGAGTGGAAACTACCGCAATGAGGAACATCAATGGCTTTGGAATTGGATTATACCTATGCAAGGAAATTATTGAACGGCACCATGGGACAATTGGCGTAGAAAGTGAGATCGGAAAAGGTAGCACTTTCTGGTTCAAGATACCTGTTGCTTAA
- a CDS encoding ATP-binding protein: MENTNQINKVNHLLHDGGEMGELIRSMDWSNSPLGPIEKWPQSLLTSLNLCLSSTFPILIAWGPETIQFYNDAYRPICGAKHPASMGMNFRVCWETALPVVGDAFSKTENGEGTYIKDQQMFLDRYGYLEESFMTFSFAPIRDEAGKVGGIFHPITETTDKMLSARRTQILRNLSAATGKSKTLSDILFHASEQYHDYQFDLPFLAIYKLNGDHASASLLSLTGMSDEPLFPSEIALDEPGQFWSLLTITNSNGPVVIDQMPFKNINDQIGPFPEPPMKAVAQSIHVSGQKEAFGIMICGVSSRRALDEDYLSFFDLLKGTFNTAVSNVYAYEQEQKRAEALAAIDRSKTAFFSNVSHEFRTPLTLMLGPLEELLENSDLSEKAIAHAEAAHRNSLRLLKLVNNLLDFSRVEAGRLQGSYQRTDIASVTVDLASSFRSIIEKSGMILEVNARPIDGEIYVDRQMWEKIVLNLLSNAYKYTLKGSIQVNLSESDRQIILTVSDTGIGIANDEIPHMFERFHRIENAGGRTHEGSGIGLSLVKELVLLHGGEISVESQLGAGSNFSVSIPKGKAHLPPSQILEKASPNGTPSLRGAFIKEALSLLDEHHDSETISVPQTMETSRSILVVDDNRDMRNYLSGLFGSTHRVRQASNGQQALELIADEMPDLVLSDMMMPVMDGKELLRQLRLNPATHRLPFIFLSARAGEEARIEGLELGANDYLVKPFAAAELITKVRGQLRQHASNLHAEQQLKNLFLQAPVAIAIFRGPSHILEMANDMMLGYWKRSYEEIILKPFGEDLADIMQEGFPRIMDEVYRNGKGYISPELAIKTDSVEPEEPCYLRVALEALRGEDDKIYGIMAIATDLSEQVNSRKRIEHTEERLRLAIDSAEMGTWDLNLNRSELHTSSRTNELFGLEEDELTLDRKMLLVIDEDRQRVSEAMSVALRNHSDGHYEQEYGIRKANTGELRYLKATGKTTFDEKGEASRFSGTIIDVTEGRADQERRNDFIAMASHELRTPLTSISAYLQLGKHMTSGEGNERLQSIIDKASQQASKMARLVTDLLDMSKLEAGKLKLDIQSLEISEMVKSSIEDLRPILGRNEIVFDAGIQARVSADKEKLEQVMSNLLSNAIKYSPDGGKILVYIIPLEKKVRVCIKDEGIGISQNDIEKLFQRYFRSESLDRSISGFGIGLYLCQEIITRHGGEIGVESMPGLGSTFYFDLPVLDAF, translated from the coding sequence ATGGAAAATACAAATCAAATAAATAAAGTAAACCATCTTCTGCATGACGGAGGTGAAATGGGAGAACTCATCCGCTCCATGGACTGGTCGAACAGCCCATTGGGGCCTATCGAGAAATGGCCACAAAGTCTGCTGACATCGCTGAATCTATGCCTCTCTTCAACTTTTCCTATTCTGATCGCATGGGGACCGGAAACCATACAGTTTTACAATGATGCCTACAGGCCTATTTGTGGTGCAAAACATCCCGCATCAATGGGCATGAACTTCAGGGTCTGCTGGGAAACCGCACTGCCTGTAGTAGGCGATGCCTTTAGCAAAACGGAAAACGGAGAAGGCACCTATATAAAAGACCAACAAATGTTTCTTGACCGCTATGGTTATCTGGAAGAATCCTTTATGACCTTCTCTTTTGCACCCATCAGGGACGAAGCGGGAAAGGTAGGTGGCATTTTCCATCCCATTACAGAAACCACAGACAAAATGCTCAGCGCCAGGCGTACACAGATACTGCGCAATCTTTCTGCGGCCACAGGAAAGTCAAAGACTCTTTCTGATATTCTGTTTCACGCATCTGAACAATATCATGATTATCAGTTTGATCTTCCATTTCTAGCGATCTACAAATTAAATGGAGATCACGCCTCCGCATCGCTGCTTAGCCTGACAGGAATGAGTGATGAACCGCTATTTCCATCAGAAATAGCCCTTGATGAACCAGGCCAATTCTGGTCATTGCTAACTATTACGAATTCCAACGGCCCAGTTGTCATTGATCAAATGCCGTTTAAGAATATTAACGACCAGATCGGTCCTTTCCCGGAACCACCCATGAAAGCGGTTGCACAGTCTATCCATGTTTCAGGGCAAAAAGAGGCATTTGGCATCATGATTTGTGGGGTGAGTTCAAGAAGAGCACTGGATGAAGACTACCTTAGCTTTTTTGACCTGTTGAAAGGAACCTTTAACACTGCGGTGTCCAATGTCTATGCCTACGAACAGGAACAGAAAAGGGCCGAAGCCCTTGCGGCCATCGACAGATCCAAGACTGCGTTTTTTAGCAATGTTAGCCATGAATTCCGCACTCCCCTGACGCTAATGCTGGGCCCATTAGAAGAACTGCTTGAAAACAGTGATCTATCAGAGAAAGCCATTGCACATGCGGAGGCAGCCCATCGTAATTCATTGAGGTTATTGAAGCTAGTAAACAACCTGCTTGACTTCAGTCGCGTTGAGGCTGGAAGGCTACAGGGAAGCTATCAGCGAACAGATATTGCATCAGTTACTGTTGATCTGGCAAGCTCATTCAGATCCATAATTGAAAAATCAGGAATGATACTGGAAGTGAATGCCAGGCCAATCGATGGTGAGATATATGTGGACAGGCAGATGTGGGAGAAGATTGTTCTTAATCTGCTGTCCAATGCTTACAAATACACACTTAAAGGGTCAATTCAGGTAAATCTATCTGAGTCTGATCGACAGATCATCCTGACAGTCAGCGATACCGGGATTGGGATAGCCAATGACGAGATCCCGCACATGTTCGAGCGTTTCCACAGAATAGAAAATGCCGGTGGCCGGACCCATGAGGGCTCTGGAATCGGTCTCTCTTTAGTAAAGGAGCTAGTGCTGCTGCACGGAGGCGAAATATCGGTGGAAAGCCAATTGGGCGCAGGAAGTAATTTCTCGGTAAGCATTCCAAAAGGAAAAGCTCACCTTCCGCCTTCACAAATCCTCGAAAAGGCTTCTCCAAATGGGACGCCCTCACTGAGAGGCGCATTTATTAAAGAAGCACTAAGCCTATTGGATGAACATCATGATAGCGAGACAATTTCTGTTCCGCAAACCATGGAAACCAGCAGAAGTATTCTTGTTGTCGATGATAACAGAGATATGAGAAATTACCTTTCCGGGCTTTTTGGTTCCACGCATCGGGTCCGCCAGGCATCCAACGGCCAGCAGGCACTTGAACTGATTGCCGATGAAATGCCAGATCTGGTCTTGAGCGACATGATGATGCCAGTAATGGATGGAAAAGAATTATTGCGTCAGCTCAGGTTAAATCCCGCCACACACCGATTGCCTTTTATATTTCTTTCTGCACGTGCAGGTGAAGAAGCCAGGATAGAGGGACTGGAACTCGGGGCGAATGATTACCTCGTTAAGCCTTTTGCAGCTGCAGAACTAATAACCAAAGTGCGCGGTCAGCTGAGGCAACATGCCTCCAATCTTCACGCAGAACAGCAGCTAAAAAATCTTTTCCTACAAGCTCCGGTAGCCATTGCAATTTTCCGTGGTCCAAGTCATATACTGGAGATGGCCAATGATATGATGCTGGGTTACTGGAAGAGATCATATGAGGAAATAATTCTAAAACCATTTGGCGAAGATCTTGCCGATATCATGCAGGAAGGCTTTCCTCGGATCATGGACGAAGTATATCGTAACGGAAAGGGATATATTTCTCCCGAGCTTGCTATCAAAACGGATTCAGTAGAGCCTGAAGAGCCGTGCTATCTCCGGGTGGCGCTGGAAGCCTTGCGGGGTGAAGACGATAAAATCTACGGAATAATGGCCATTGCCACAGACTTGAGTGAACAGGTTAATTCAAGAAAACGCATTGAGCATACCGAGGAAAGGCTGAGGTTAGCCATTGATTCAGCGGAGATGGGTACCTGGGATTTGAACCTCAATCGTTCAGAACTGCATACCTCCTCCCGTACCAATGAACTTTTTGGGCTTGAAGAAGACGAACTAACCCTTGACCGAAAAATGCTACTCGTTATTGACGAGGATCGACAAAGAGTTTCTGAGGCGATGTCCGTAGCGCTGCGCAACCATTCCGACGGACATTACGAGCAGGAGTATGGCATTCGCAAAGCCAATACTGGAGAACTCAGGTATCTCAAAGCAACAGGAAAAACCACCTTTGATGAAAAAGGGGAAGCCAGCCGCTTTTCCGGAACCATTATTGACGTAACTGAAGGCAGGGCCGACCAGGAAAGAAGAAACGACTTTATTGCCATGGCTAGTCATGAACTCCGTACGCCACTCACTTCTATTTCAGCCTATCTTCAGCTAGGTAAACACATGACCTCGGGTGAAGGAAATGAACGCTTGCAGTCCATTATCGACAAAGCCTCACAACAGGCTTCAAAGATGGCGAGACTTGTAACCGATCTTTTAGATATGAGTAAGCTAGAAGCAGGAAAACTAAAGCTTGACATCCAGTCTCTGGAAATTTCAGAGATGGTTAAATCTTCTATCGAAGATCTCCGGCCGATACTGGGCAGGAATGAAATCGTATTTGATGCCGGGATTCAGGCAAGGGTATCAGCTGACAAAGAGAAGCTAGAACAGGTGATGTCCAATCTGCTGAGTAATGCAATCAAATATTCACCAGATGGCGGGAAAATACTCGTTTACATTATTCCCTTAGAAAAAAAGGTAAGGGTTTGCATTAAAGATGAGGGGATTGGCATTTCGCAAAACGATATTGAAAAGCTTTTTCAGCGATATTTTCGTTCAGAAAGCCTTGACCGAAGTATTTCCGGATTTGGGATAGGCTTATACCTCTGCCAAGAAATCATCACCCGGCACGGGGGAGAAATTGGGGTGGAAAGTATGCCTGGGCTGGGCTCTACTTTT